In a genomic window of Leisingera caerulea DSM 24564:
- the ccoP gene encoding cytochrome-c oxidase, cbb3-type subunit III: protein MSKKSQKFEGDPKTTGHEWDGIEEFDNPMPRWWLWTFYATIIWGVLYTIAYPAWPLVNSATAGILGWSTRGDVAAEITAVEEANAPVNAKLEAAELVAIAGDTELNTYAVSAGSAVFKTWCAQCHGSGAAGAKGYPNLLDDDWLWGGSVEDIHATITHGIRNEDSDDARYSEMPAFGRDELLEKEEISQVVNYVMSLSGEPQDASKVEAGSVVFADNCASCHMEDGTGDRSQGAPNLADAIWLYGGDYATLTETVTNSRYGVMPAWNTRLTEAQIRAVSAYVHQLGGGE, encoded by the coding sequence ATGAGCAAGAAATCGCAAAAGTTCGAGGGCGATCCGAAAACCACCGGCCACGAGTGGGACGGGATCGAGGAATTCGACAACCCAATGCCGCGCTGGTGGCTGTGGACTTTCTACGCCACCATCATCTGGGGTGTTCTCTACACCATCGCTTATCCGGCTTGGCCGCTGGTCAACTCGGCCACTGCAGGCATCCTGGGCTGGTCGACCCGCGGCGACGTGGCGGCGGAGATCACCGCAGTCGAGGAGGCCAACGCTCCGGTCAACGCCAAGCTGGAAGCGGCTGAGCTGGTTGCCATCGCGGGCGACACGGAGCTGAACACCTATGCTGTCTCGGCTGGCTCCGCCGTGTTCAAGACCTGGTGCGCGCAGTGCCACGGCTCCGGTGCTGCAGGTGCCAAGGGCTATCCGAACCTCTTGGATGACGACTGGCTCTGGGGCGGTTCGGTGGAGGACATCCACGCCACCATCACCCACGGCATCCGCAACGAGGACAGCGACGACGCGCGTTATTCCGAGATGCCTGCCTTCGGCCGGGATGAGCTTCTTGAGAAAGAAGAGATCAGCCAGGTGGTCAACTACGTGATGTCGCTGTCGGGCGAGCCGCAGGACGCCTCCAAGGTTGAGGCCGGGTCGGTTGTCTTTGCCGACAACTGCGCCTCCTGCCACATGGAAGACGGCACCGGTGATCGCTCGCAAGGCGCGCCGAACTTGGCCGACGCGATCTGGCTTTATGGCGGCGACTACGCCACCCTGACCGAGACCGTGACCAACTCGCGCTATGGCGTGATGCCGGCCTGGAACACCCGCCTGACCGAAGCGCAGATCCGCGCCGTGTCGGCCTATGTGCACCAGCTGGGCGGCGGTGAATAA
- a CDS encoding CcoQ/FixQ family Cbb3-type cytochrome c oxidase assembly chaperone translates to MELYTLLREFADSWMLLFLFTVFIGIIVWAFRPGSTKAYEDTANIPFRHVDAPAPGKGSDAAAPRRGDKPAATKEARA, encoded by the coding sequence ATGGAACTCTATACGCTCCTGCGGGAATTTGCAGACAGCTGGATGCTGCTGTTCCTGTTCACCGTCTTCATCGGCATAATTGTCTGGGCGTTCCGCCCGGGCAGCACCAAGGCCTACGAGGATACCGCAAACATCCCGTTCCGCCACGTTGATGCACCTGCGCCCGGCAAGGGCAGTGATGCAGCTGCGCCCCGCCGGGGCGACAAACCCGCCGCGACTAAGGAGGCGAGGGCATGA
- the ccoO gene encoding cytochrome-c oxidase, cbb3-type subunit II: MAILDKHKILETNATLLLICSFLVVTIGGLVQIAPLFYLENTIEEVEGMRPYTPLELAGREVYIREGCYVCHSQMIRPMRDEVERYGHYSLAAESMYDRPFQWGSKRTGPDLARVGGRYSDEWHVDHLRDPQAVVPESVMPKYGFLEEKKIDGKYIGDIMATNALLGTPYSEDMIETAQADFRAQADPDSDYDGLLERYGEKVNVRNFDGQPGVSEADALIAYLQMLGTLVDFSTFTPDASR; the protein is encoded by the coding sequence ATGGCAATTCTCGACAAACACAAGATCCTCGAGACCAACGCGACCCTCCTGCTGATCTGCAGTTTCCTGGTCGTGACCATCGGCGGACTGGTGCAGATCGCACCGCTGTTCTACCTGGAAAACACCATCGAGGAGGTGGAGGGCATGCGTCCCTACACCCCGCTCGAACTGGCGGGCCGCGAGGTCTATATCCGGGAAGGCTGCTATGTCTGCCACAGCCAGATGATCCGTCCGATGCGCGACGAGGTCGAACGCTACGGCCACTACTCGCTGGCGGCGGAGTCGATGTACGACCGCCCGTTCCAGTGGGGCTCCAAGCGGACCGGGCCGGACCTGGCCCGGGTGGGCGGCCGTTACTCGGATGAGTGGCACGTCGACCACCTGCGCGACCCGCAGGCGGTGGTGCCGGAATCGGTGATGCCGAAATACGGCTTCCTCGAAGAGAAGAAGATCGACGGCAAATACATCGGCGACATCATGGCCACCAACGCGCTGCTGGGCACCCCCTACAGCGAGGACATGATCGAGACCGCACAGGCCGATTTCCGCGCCCAGGCGGATCCGGACAGCGACTATGACGGGCTGCTGGAGCGCTATGGCGAAAAGGTCAACGTGCGCAACTTCGATGGTCAGCCGGGAGTCTCGGAAGCCGATGCGCTGATCGCCTATCTGCAGATGCTGGGCACGCTGGTCGACTTCTCGACCTTCACCCCGGATGCAAGCCGGTAA
- the ccoN gene encoding cytochrome-c oxidase, cbb3-type subunit I → MSNYIKLIALGLVTLFAMIGTNYARDLAYQVHAVIVMIVAGGLFLYTLRHTNEPKKAVAGVENEYFDSVVRAGAIATAFWGVVGFLAGTFIAFQLAFPALNFDWAQGFANFGRLRPLHTSAVIFAFGGNALIATSFYVVQRTSAARLWGGNLAWFVFWGYQLFIVLAATGYLLGGTQSKEYAEPEWYVDLWLTIVWVAYLAVFLGTIIKRKEPHIYVANWFYLSFIVTVAMLHLVNNATIPVSIWGSKSVIVWPGVQDAMVQWWYGHNAVGFFLTAGFLGMMYYFIPKQAERPVFSYKLSIIHFWALIFLYIWAGPHHLHYTALPDWASTLGMVFSVILWMPSWGGMINGLMTLSGAWDKLRTDPVIRMMVISVGFYGMSTFEGPMMSIRAVNSLSHYTDWTIGHVHSGALGWNGMITFGALYYLVPVLWKRERLYSLSLVSWHFWLATIGIVLYAASMWVTGIMEGLMWREVDANGFLVNSFADTVAAKFPMYVVRGLGGVMFLAGSIIMCYNLWMTVRRAPAKEASLSVQVPAE, encoded by the coding sequence ATGTCTAACTATATCAAGCTGATAGCGCTTGGTCTGGTCACGCTGTTTGCGATGATCGGTACCAATTACGCGCGGGATCTGGCTTACCAGGTGCATGCGGTCATCGTGATGATCGTGGCTGGCGGCCTGTTCCTCTATACTTTGCGCCACACCAATGAGCCGAAAAAGGCCGTTGCAGGTGTGGAAAATGAGTATTTCGACAGCGTTGTGCGCGCTGGTGCAATTGCAACCGCCTTCTGGGGCGTGGTCGGGTTTCTGGCCGGGACCTTCATTGCGTTCCAGCTGGCCTTTCCGGCGCTGAATTTCGATTGGGCGCAAGGGTTTGCCAATTTCGGCCGCCTGCGCCCGCTGCACACTTCTGCAGTGATTTTTGCATTTGGCGGCAACGCGCTGATCGCAACCTCCTTCTATGTGGTGCAGCGGACCTCCGCGGCGCGTCTGTGGGGCGGCAACCTCGCGTGGTTCGTGTTCTGGGGCTACCAGCTGTTCATCGTGCTGGCGGCAACCGGCTACCTGCTGGGCGGCACCCAGTCCAAAGAATACGCGGAGCCGGAATGGTACGTTGATCTGTGGCTGACCATCGTCTGGGTCGCCTATCTGGCCGTGTTCCTGGGAACCATCATCAAGCGCAAGGAGCCGCACATCTACGTGGCGAACTGGTTCTACCTGTCCTTCATCGTCACCGTGGCCATGCTGCACCTGGTCAACAACGCGACCATTCCGGTGTCGATCTGGGGCTCCAAGTCCGTGATCGTCTGGCCGGGCGTGCAGGATGCCATGGTGCAGTGGTGGTACGGCCACAACGCTGTGGGCTTCTTCCTGACCGCGGGCTTCCTGGGCATGATGTACTACTTCATTCCGAAGCAGGCCGAACGTCCCGTCTTCTCTTACAAGCTGTCGATCATCCACTTCTGGGCGCTGATCTTCCTGTACATCTGGGCCGGTCCGCACCACCTGCACTACACCGCGCTGCCTGACTGGGCCTCGACCCTGGGCATGGTGTTCTCGGTGATCCTGTGGATGCCCTCGTGGGGCGGCATGATCAACGGCCTGATGACGCTCTCGGGCGCCTGGGACAAGCTGCGCACCGACCCGGTGATCCGGATGATGGTGATCTCCGTCGGCTTCTACGGCATGTCCACCTTTGAGGGCCCGATGATGTCGATCCGCGCGGTGAACTCGCTGTCGCACTACACCGACTGGACCATTGGCCACGTGCACTCCGGTGCGCTCGGCTGGAACGGCATGATCACCTTTGGCGCGCTGTACTACCTGGTGCCGGTGCTTTGGAAGCGTGAGCGCCTGTACTCGCTCAGCCTGGTGTCCTGGCACTTCTGGCTCGCCACCATCGGCATCGTTCTCTATGCCGCGTCAATGTGGGTGACCGGTATTATGGAAGGCCTGATGTGGCGCGAAGTGGACGCTAACGGCTTCCTGGTGAACTCCTTTGCCGACACCGTGGCAGCGAAGTTCCCGATGTATGTGGTGCGCGGTCTGGGCGGGGTCATGTTCCTCGCGGGGTCCATCATCATGTGCTACAACCTGTGGATGACCGTCCGCCGGGCCCCGGCCAAAGAGGCCAGCCTGTCGGTTCAGGTCCCGGCTGAATAA
- a CDS encoding universal stress protein — protein MSYKSLLTVLTAAETAAAPLAQIAALAEEFGAHADALCLGVDRTQTGYYYAGANAMVLQETLARAQEEAEAVQAGAEEALQRAGVPFATDSGVAQIADLGRHVARHARFSDLVVLGKPYGKDKRAEAEPIVESALFEGRAPVLVVPDKGEPLRRPKTVLVAWNESIEAMTAIRRSLPFLTGADLVRIAVIDPPQHGPERSDPGGMLAQMLSRHGVTCEIDVLSKTLTRVSDILNRHAADTATDLIVMGAYGHSRFREAILGGATRNMLEQATVPVLMAH, from the coding sequence ATGTCCTACAAGTCCTTGCTTACTGTCCTTACGGCTGCGGAAACCGCAGCGGCGCCTCTGGCGCAAATTGCGGCCTTGGCAGAAGAATTCGGCGCCCATGCCGATGCTCTCTGCCTTGGTGTCGACCGCACCCAGACGGGCTATTACTACGCAGGCGCCAATGCGATGGTGCTGCAGGAAACCCTGGCCCGCGCGCAGGAAGAGGCCGAAGCGGTCCAGGCCGGTGCCGAGGAGGCGCTGCAGCGGGCAGGCGTGCCCTTTGCCACCGACAGCGGTGTCGCCCAAATCGCCGACCTTGGCCGCCATGTGGCGCGCCACGCGCGGTTCTCCGACCTGGTGGTGCTGGGCAAGCCCTACGGCAAGGACAAGCGCGCCGAGGCTGAGCCGATTGTCGAATCGGCCCTGTTCGAGGGCCGCGCGCCGGTGCTGGTGGTGCCGGACAAGGGCGAGCCCCTGCGTCGGCCCAAGACCGTTCTGGTAGCCTGGAACGAAAGCATCGAGGCGATGACCGCGATCCGCAGGTCGCTGCCCTTCCTGACCGGTGCCGATCTGGTGCGCATTGCGGTGATCGACCCGCCGCAGCACGGGCCGGAGCGCTCCGATCCGGGCGGCATGCTGGCGCAGATGCTGTCCCGCCACGGGGTTACCTGCGAAATCGACGTGCTCAGCAAGACGCTGACCCGGGTGTCCGACATCCTGAATCGCCACGCGGCGGATACCGCCACCGACCTGATCGTGATGGGGGCTTACGGCCATTCCCGCTTTCGCGAGGCTATCCTCGGCGGAGCCACCCGCAACATGCTGGAGCAGGCAACGGTCCCGGTGCTGATGGCGCATTGA
- a CDS encoding GlsB/YeaQ/YmgE family stress response membrane protein, translating into MQFGSLIGMLIIGALAGWLSGKIMQGRGFGLLGNIIVGVVGAFLAGMIFPALGFAAGGGFFWSLIHATIGAVILLFLIGLIRKAG; encoded by the coding sequence ATGCAGTTTGGAAGCCTGATCGGGATGCTGATCATCGGAGCCTTGGCCGGATGGCTGTCGGGCAAGATCATGCAGGGGCGCGGATTTGGCCTTTTGGGCAATATCATCGTCGGCGTGGTCGGCGCGTTTCTGGCCGGGATGATCTTTCCGGCGCTGGGCTTTGCGGCAGGGGGCGGCTTCTTCTGGTCGCTGATCCACGCCACGATCGGGGCGGTTATCCTGCTGTTCCTGATCGGTCTCATCCGCAAGGCGGGTTAG
- the fnrL gene encoding transcriptional regulator FnrL produces the protein MNAPILSQSRCGDCPIRHRAVCARCNADELEELDAIKYYRTYEAGQPIIWSGDVMNFVGSVVSGIASLTQTMEDGRTQMVGLLLPSDFVGRPGREGAAYDVAATTDVVMCCFRKKPFEELMERTPHIAHRLLEMTLDELDAAREWMLVLGRKTAREKIASLLAIIARRDATLTPGGATNRMVFDLPLTREAMADYLGLTLETVSRQISALKKDGIIQLEGKRHVTVPDMRRLMEEAGDDSDGGFLG, from the coding sequence ATGAACGCTCCTATCCTGTCACAGTCCAGATGCGGGGACTGCCCGATCCGCCACCGTGCCGTCTGCGCACGCTGCAATGCGGATGAGCTGGAGGAGCTGGACGCCATCAAATACTACCGCACCTATGAAGCGGGGCAGCCGATCATCTGGTCGGGCGACGTGATGAATTTCGTGGGCTCGGTGGTTTCCGGCATCGCCTCTCTGACCCAGACGATGGAGGATGGCCGCACCCAGATGGTGGGGCTGCTGCTGCCCAGCGATTTCGTCGGCCGCCCTGGCCGCGAAGGCGCGGCCTATGATGTGGCGGCGACCACCGATGTGGTGATGTGCTGCTTCCGCAAGAAGCCCTTCGAAGAACTGATGGAGCGCACCCCGCATATCGCCCACCGGCTGCTGGAGATGACGCTGGACGAGCTGGACGCGGCGCGCGAATGGATGCTGGTCCTCGGCCGCAAGACCGCTCGCGAAAAGATCGCGAGCCTGCTGGCCATCATCGCCCGCCGCGATGCCACGCTGACGCCTGGCGGTGCCACCAACCGGATGGTATTCGATCTGCCGCTGACCCGCGAGGCGATGGCTGATTACCTGGGCCTGACACTGGAAACCGTGAGCCGCCAGATCTCGGCGCTCAAGAAGGACGGCATCATCCAGCTGGAGGGCAAACGGCATGTGACCGTGCCCGACATGCGCCGCCTGATGGAAGAGGCCGGTGACGACAGCGACGGCGGCTTCTTGGGCTAA
- the hemN gene encoding oxygen-independent coproporphyrinogen III oxidase yields the protein MDQKAQLAKLGLFDARVPRYTSYPTAPHFGKATDSAQFSSWTSSIRAGSSISLYVHVPFCRRLCWFCACRTQGTQSDAPVAAYVEVLKAEIALLRQQLPGGITLSRLHWGGGTPTLLSAEQIRDLAAAVTEAFPLAPYAEFSVEIDPNEVGDRRLDALAEAGMNRASVGVQDFDSTIQQAIGRIQSFETTKQAIDMLRSHGISSLNADILFGLPYQTPERMTESVQKLLSLTPDRVAVYGYAHVPWMAGRQSMIRSDTLPTPEARLELFETARQLFLWDGYREIGIDHFSRPEDGLAIAQRSGRLRRNFQGYTDDPSAVLIGIGASAISRFPQGYAQNAPGTSDYIRSIRAGKFATARGHAFQGEDLLRARLIEALMCDFRICRREILSRFDVSPARLDTLLRGTAEAFPGMLDLSSAGLAIKPEARPLTRMIARSLDAYELSKAGHSPAI from the coding sequence ATGGATCAGAAAGCTCAATTGGCCAAACTCGGTTTGTTTGACGCCAGAGTGCCGCGCTATACCAGTTACCCGACGGCGCCGCACTTTGGCAAAGCAACCGATTCCGCACAATTTTCCAGTTGGACATCCAGCATTCGCGCGGGCAGCAGCATCTCTTTGTATGTGCATGTGCCGTTCTGCCGCAGATTGTGCTGGTTCTGCGCCTGCCGCACCCAAGGCACCCAATCGGACGCACCGGTGGCGGCCTATGTTGAGGTTCTGAAGGCGGAAATCGCCCTGCTCCGCCAGCAGTTGCCCGGCGGCATCACCCTGTCGCGCCTGCACTGGGGCGGCGGCACCCCCACGCTGCTGAGCGCAGAGCAGATCCGGGACTTGGCCGCAGCGGTCACCGAAGCGTTTCCGCTGGCGCCTTATGCGGAGTTCTCGGTGGAGATCGACCCGAACGAGGTCGGCGACCGGCGCCTGGATGCGCTTGCCGAGGCGGGCATGAACCGCGCCTCTGTCGGGGTGCAGGATTTCGACAGCACCATTCAGCAGGCAATTGGCCGGATCCAGAGTTTCGAGACCACAAAGCAGGCCATCGATATGCTGCGGTCGCACGGGATCAGCAGCCTGAATGCCGATATCCTGTTCGGACTGCCGTATCAAACGCCGGAGCGGATGACCGAAAGCGTTCAGAAGCTGCTGTCGCTTACGCCGGACCGGGTGGCCGTCTACGGCTATGCCCATGTGCCCTGGATGGCCGGGCGGCAAAGCATGATCCGCTCCGACACGCTGCCGACGCCGGAAGCCCGGCTGGAGCTGTTTGAAACCGCGCGCCAGTTGTTTCTGTGGGATGGCTACCGGGAAATCGGCATTGACCATTTCTCGCGGCCCGAGGACGGGCTGGCCATTGCCCAGCGCAGCGGCCGGCTGCGGCGCAATTTTCAGGGCTATACCGACGATCCCTCGGCCGTGCTGATAGGCATCGGCGCCTCGGCCATTTCGCGGTTTCCGCAAGGTTATGCGCAGAACGCTCCCGGCACCTCGGATTACATCCGGTCCATCCGCGCAGGCAAGTTTGCCACCGCCCGCGGTCACGCCTTCCAGGGCGAGGATCTGCTGCGGGCGCGGCTGATCGAAGCGCTGATGTGCGATTTCCGGATTTGCCGCCGGGAGATCCTGTCCCGGTTCGACGTGTCCCCTGCCCGTCTCGACACCCTGCTGCGCGGCACCGCGGAGGCGTTTCCCGGCATGCTGGATCTGTCGTCTGCGGGTCTTGCCATCAAGCCGGAGGCCCGGCCCCTGACCCGGATGATCGCCCGCAGCCTTGATGCATATGAGCTGAGCAAAGCAGGGCACAGCCCGGCGATCTGA
- a CDS encoding helix-turn-helix transcriptional regulator, whose protein sequence is MSARTSADRWRIANEVMASLGAIALNVAEIEIKTRKLLWMRSSMTREFLSEYAQQKFYEVDQFVAGIALPFYPSLHVTGTLERATAPSRRHLDFNWTAWDMGYTLAYAMRFAGSCPGTSKTVVFCAGEKASEFTAEQFEKIRQAGTAVAAFICVPGQGEEYLDFPDQEPGKVLSGREKQMLALLAAGYLNTRIAHELGVAEVTVRKTLLSARRKLGAKTREEALAIAVRAGLLDF, encoded by the coding sequence ATGTCGGCACGGACCAGCGCTGACCGGTGGCGTATTGCAAATGAGGTGATGGCTTCGCTGGGAGCTATCGCCCTGAACGTGGCGGAAATTGAGATTAAAACCCGCAAGCTTCTTTGGATGAGAAGCAGCATGACCCGGGAATTCCTGTCCGAATACGCACAGCAGAAATTCTACGAAGTGGACCAGTTCGTTGCCGGGATTGCTCTGCCGTTTTACCCGTCCTTGCACGTAACGGGCACCTTGGAGCGCGCGACAGCGCCAAGCCGCCGGCATTTGGACTTCAATTGGACGGCCTGGGATATGGGTTACACGTTGGCATATGCGATGCGGTTTGCAGGATCCTGTCCGGGCACCAGCAAGACAGTGGTGTTCTGTGCGGGCGAAAAGGCGTCGGAGTTCACGGCAGAGCAGTTTGAGAAGATCCGGCAGGCGGGGACAGCTGTCGCTGCGTTTATCTGCGTGCCGGGCCAAGGCGAGGAGTATCTCGATTTCCCGGATCAGGAGCCGGGGAAAGTGTTGTCCGGCCGGGAAAAACAGATGCTGGCTTTGCTGGCCGCCGGTTACCTGAACACCCGCATTGCGCACGAGCTGGGAGTCGCCGAGGTGACCGTCCGCAAGACGCTGTTGTCTGCACGCCGCAAACTTGGCGCAAAGACACGCGAGGAGGCGCTGGCAATTGCCGTCAGGGCTGGCTTGCTGGACTTTTGA
- a CDS encoding ABC transporter ATP-binding protein → MGNSSAHLLEVKNLRVSFRQDGKITQAVRGVSFSVGRGETVALVGESGSGKSVSALSTVSLLGDSAMVEGSVTYDGTEMVGASEKHLMQVRGNDISFIFQEPMTSLNPLHTIERQLEESLALHQGLTGKAARARILELMEKVGIRDAESRLSAYPHQLSGGQRQRVMIAMALANKPDILIADEPTTALDVTIQAQILDLLAELKESEGMGLLFITHDLGIVRRIADRVCVMKDGVIVEEGPAADIFANPQHPYTQKLLAAEPSGTPPPVPQGARELVATRDLKVWFPIQRGLLKRTVGHVKAVNPVTVSVKAGETLGIVGESGSGKTTLALAIMRLIASEGAVSFQGQDLRKWSTRDLRKLRKDMQIVFQDPFGSLSPRMTCAQIIAEGLAIHKVDQHRDTRELVAEVMREVGLDPAAMDRYPHEFSGGQRQRIAIARAMVLRPKLVVLDEPTSALDMTVQVQIVELLRDLQARYGLAYLFISHDLNVVRAMSHNVLVMNQGDVVEAGPADALFRSPQQDYTRRLLAAAG, encoded by the coding sequence ATGGGTAATTCGAGCGCTCACCTCCTTGAAGTCAAAAACCTCCGCGTCTCCTTCCGTCAGGACGGCAAGATCACCCAGGCCGTGCGCGGCGTCTCCTTCTCCGTCGGCCGCGGCGAGACCGTGGCGCTGGTGGGCGAATCCGGCTCCGGCAAATCGGTCTCGGCGCTTTCCACAGTGTCGCTGCTGGGCGACAGCGCGATGGTCGAGGGCTCTGTCACCTACGACGGCACCGAAATGGTCGGCGCCAGCGAAAAGCACCTGATGCAGGTGCGCGGCAATGACATCAGCTTCATCTTCCAGGAGCCGATGACCTCGCTCAATCCGCTGCACACGATCGAGCGCCAGTTGGAGGAGTCGCTGGCGCTGCACCAGGGGCTGACCGGCAAGGCGGCGCGGGCGCGCATTCTGGAGCTGATGGAGAAGGTCGGCATCCGCGATGCGGAAAGCCGGCTCAGCGCATATCCGCATCAGCTGTCAGGCGGGCAGCGCCAGCGGGTGATGATCGCTATGGCGCTGGCCAACAAGCCCGACATCCTGATCGCGGATGAGCCCACAACGGCGCTGGACGTGACCATCCAGGCGCAGATCCTCGACCTCCTGGCGGAGCTAAAGGAAAGCGAGGGCATGGGGCTTTTGTTCATCACCCATGACCTTGGCATCGTGCGCCGCATCGCCGATCGGGTCTGCGTGATGAAAGACGGCGTGATTGTCGAGGAAGGCCCGGCAGCGGACATCTTTGCCAATCCGCAGCATCCCTATACGCAGAAACTGCTGGCGGCAGAACCCTCCGGCACCCCGCCGCCGGTGCCGCAAGGCGCCCGGGAGCTGGTTGCCACTCGTGATCTCAAGGTTTGGTTCCCGATCCAGCGGGGGCTGCTGAAGCGTACCGTGGGCCATGTGAAGGCGGTGAACCCGGTGACGGTCTCTGTCAAGGCGGGCGAAACGCTGGGCATTGTGGGTGAAAGCGGCTCCGGCAAGACAACGCTGGCACTGGCGATCATGCGGCTGATTGCGTCGGAAGGCGCGGTCAGCTTTCAGGGCCAGGACCTGCGCAAATGGTCGACCCGCGACCTGCGCAAACTGCGCAAGGACATGCAGATCGTGTTCCAGGACCCTTTCGGCTCGCTCAGCCCGCGGATGACCTGCGCCCAGATCATCGCGGAGGGGCTGGCGATCCACAAGGTGGACCAGCACCGCGATACCCGCGAACTGGTGGCCGAGGTCATGCGCGAGGTGGGGCTGGACCCCGCTGCAATGGACCGTTACCCGCATGAGTTCTCCGGCGGCCAGCGCCAGCGCATCGCCATTGCCCGCGCCATGGTGCTGCGGCCCAAGCTGGTGGTGCTGGACGAGCCGACCTCGGCACTGGACATGACGGTGCAGGTGCAGATCGTCGAGCTGCTGAGGGATCTGCAGGCGCGTTACGGGCTGGCCTACCTGTTCATCAGCCACGATCTGAATGTGGTGCGGGCAATGTCGCACAACGTGCTGGTGATGAATCAGGGCGACGTGGTCGAAGCAGGGCCCGCTGATGCGTTATTCCGCAGTCCGCAGCAGGACTATACCAGAAGGCTTTTGGCTGCAGCGGGATAA
- a CDS encoding ABC transporter permease, with amino-acid sequence MALSPLNQRRWNNFRKNKRAFWSLIIFSVLFTLSLFAEFIANDKPILVSYRGELYTPVFKFYPETQFGGDFRTEAIYSDPEVECLIRSGGIEDCFDEPEAILEEISAGTFAADGFKEGWTLWPPIPYSFNTTVDRPGAAPLPPNGQNLLGTDDTKRDVLARVIHGFRLSILFTLIVTGAATVLGILAGAVQGYFGGWLDLVFQRIIEIWSSTPTLYVIIIMFAILGRSFWLLVFLMVLFGWTALVGVVRAEFLRARNLEYVRAAKALGVGNMTIMFRHMLPNAMVATLTMLPFIVTGTISALAGLDFLGFGLPSSAPSLGELTLQAKQNLEAPWLAFTAFFTFAIMLSLLVFIFEGVRDAFDPRKTFS; translated from the coding sequence ATGGCACTCTCCCCCTTGAACCAGCGCCGCTGGAACAACTTCCGCAAGAACAAGCGCGCCTTCTGGTCGCTGATCATCTTCTCCGTGCTGTTCACACTGTCGCTGTTTGCCGAGTTCATCGCCAACGACAAGCCGATCCTGGTGAGCTATCGCGGCGAGCTCTACACGCCGGTGTTCAAGTTCTACCCGGAGACCCAGTTCGGCGGCGACTTCCGGACGGAGGCGATTTACAGCGACCCTGAGGTGGAATGCCTGATCCGCTCCGGCGGGATCGAGGATTGCTTTGACGAGCCTGAGGCGATCCTGGAGGAGATCTCCGCAGGCACCTTTGCCGCGGACGGCTTCAAGGAGGGCTGGACCCTTTGGCCGCCGATCCCCTACAGCTTCAACACCACCGTGGACCGCCCGGGTGCCGCGCCGCTGCCGCCCAACGGCCAGAACCTCCTGGGCACTGATGACACCAAGCGCGACGTGCTGGCGCGGGTGATCCACGGTTTCCGCCTGTCGATCCTGTTCACCCTGATCGTGACCGGCGCCGCGACGGTGCTGGGCATCCTGGCGGGCGCGGTGCAGGGCTATTTCGGCGGCTGGCTGGACCTGGTGTTCCAGCGCATCATCGAGATCTGGAGCTCCACGCCGACGCTCTATGTGATCATCATCATGTTTGCGATCCTGGGACGCAGTTTCTGGCTCCTGGTGTTCCTGATGGTTCTGTTCGGCTGGACCGCGCTGGTGGGAGTGGTCAGAGCTGAGTTTCTGCGTGCCCGCAATCTGGAGTATGTCCGCGCCGCCAAGGCGCTGGGGGTTGGCAACATGACCATCATGTTCCGCCACATGCTGCCGAATGCGATGGTGGCGACGCTGACCATGCTGCCCTTCATCGTGACCGGCACCATCTCGGCGCTGGCGGGACTGGATTTCCTCGGCTTCGGCCTGCCGTCCTCGGCGCCCAGCTTGGGTGAGCTGACCCTTCAGGCCAAGCAGAACCTGGAGGCCCCCTGGCTCGCCTTCACCGCCTTCTTCACCTTCGCCATCATGCTGTCGCTGCTGGTGTTCATCTTCGAGGGCGTGCGTGATGCCTTCGATCCCAGAAAGACGTTTTCATGA